The following are encoded in a window of Ruminiclostridium herbifermentans genomic DNA:
- the spoVT gene encoding stage V sporulation protein T: protein MKATGIVRRIDDLGRIVIPKEIRRTLRIREGDPLEIFTDKEGEVILKKYSPIGELSDFATQYAESLHKTSGHITCITDRDSIIAVSGASKKEFLEKQLSSEVEKTIEDKTTLLIKSPEEKAILILADENGERKYTSQVVSPIISEGDPIGSVILLSTDANTKMGEIEVKLAQSAASFLGKQMEQN from the coding sequence TTGAAAGCAACTGGAATAGTTAGACGTATAGACGATCTTGGAAGAATTGTTATACCGAAAGAAATAAGAAGGACTTTAAGAATAAGGGAAGGTGACCCACTAGAGATATTTACCGACAAGGAAGGAGAGGTTATTTTAAAGAAGTATTCTCCTATAGGAGAACTCAGCGATTTTGCCACACAATATGCAGAATCATTGCATAAAACAAGCGGACACATTACTTGTATAACTGACAGAGATTCTATAATTGCAGTTTCAGGTGCGTCTAAAAAGGAATTCCTTGAGAAACAATTGAGCAGTGAAGTGGAAAAAACCATTGAAGACAAAACTACTCTACTTATAAAATCTCCTGAAGAAAAAGCTATTTTGATATTGGCAGATGAAAACGGAGAAAGAAAGTATACGTCACAAGTAGTTTCTCCTATAATATCTGAAGGCGATCCAATAGGTTCAGTTATTTTACTGTCTACTGATGCAAATACAAAAATGGGTGAGATTGAAGTTAAACTTGCTCAATCAGCGGCTAGTTTTTTAGGTAAGCAAATGGAACAAAATTAA
- the mfd gene encoding transcription-repair coupling factor, with amino-acid sequence MNLFTDPLLKLKEYNTLLSAIKEDMGAVSVIGPSDSQKVHLIYSLCTHAKTRGLFITYNEMQARRVFDDFSLFLGDDVLYLPPKETMLYDVEARSNDIIYQRVKTLLRCMQGDYKILVVSAEALVQMISPMDIFRDGIISINVGTQIELDELISKLVLYGYERVELVEGKAQFAVRGGIIDIFSINEEQPFRIELFDTEVDSIRYFDANTQRSTEAIDKCQISPARDVVYKQGTKENIISKINKDLSEYVKKLNKKGNSDISSKIVKRVNEDIEKINTNHYFAGIDRYMPYILEKPASILDYIDNDVIAVFDETLRIEQRIENLALEQDELYKSMLEKGAMLPNGASWDHSMDYILKSVHRLRIVTMAAISSNNSFIRPYTQISIPCRTGNSYQNHMELLVNDIQHLREKEYKIIVLSGPSGRGHRLVETLAANEIVANFVDNLDRELLNKEVVITRGSLQKGFEYPTIGFVIISDKEVFGQDKRIKKAKSKHDGNKIKAFSDLNVGDFVVHQAHGIGQYIGIEKLSVGEIKRDYLKIKYQDNGFLYIPTNQLDLIQKYIGSEGKVPKVNKLGGTEWAKTKNRVKESLRELAAELIKLYAQREASNGFAFSKDTVWQRQFEEIFPYDETDDQLKCIDEIKKDMESNKHMDRLLCGDVGYGKTEVAIRAVFKAVMDGKQVAYLVPTTILAQQHFENFKKRMSDFPVTVDVISRFRTAAEQKKIIRDVKNGNIDVLIGTHRLLQKDIEFKDLGLLVVDEEQRFGVSHKEKLKALKPNVDALTLTATPIPRTLHMSLVGIRDISVIEDPPEERYPVQTYVMEYNAELIRDGIIRELSRNGQVFYLYNRVRGIELKANEIKTLVPEARVAIAHGQMNEKELEDIMYSFINGEYDVLVCTTIIESGLDMPNVNTIIVEDADRMGLSQLYQIRGRVGRSNRLAYAYITYKRDKVLSEVAEKRLQAIKEFTEFGSGFRIAMRDLEIRGAGNLLGSEQHGHMETVGYEMYCKLLEEAVREYSGDNSNISDEEISIDLNVSAYIDDDYISSEELKIDMYKKIAAILDENDVIDIKDELIDRYGDIPEEVENLMDIAYIKMLAKKCGFINVQQKDDYVIFQLSKSAVKVSLYIGSLMDKYPRRILFNASSNPYITFKLNNNNAKDILSNIKILLHDIIKLQYLE; translated from the coding sequence ATGAATTTATTTACAGATCCTCTACTGAAATTAAAAGAGTATAATACACTTTTATCTGCTATAAAGGAAGATATGGGTGCTGTTTCGGTTATTGGACCATCTGATTCTCAGAAGGTTCATTTAATATATTCATTGTGTACTCATGCAAAGACCAGAGGTCTGTTTATAACATATAATGAAATGCAGGCTAGAAGAGTATTTGATGATTTTTCGTTATTTCTAGGGGATGATGTTCTCTATTTACCGCCGAAGGAAACTATGCTTTACGATGTTGAAGCTAGGAGTAATGATATTATCTATCAAAGAGTTAAAACCCTATTACGATGTATGCAGGGTGACTATAAAATATTGGTTGTTTCAGCAGAAGCACTTGTTCAAATGATATCTCCTATGGACATATTCAGAGATGGAATTATATCCATTAATGTTGGAACACAAATTGAATTAGATGAGTTAATATCAAAACTAGTATTATATGGATATGAAAGAGTTGAATTAGTAGAGGGAAAGGCGCAATTTGCAGTTCGTGGAGGAATTATCGATATATTTTCAATAAATGAGGAGCAACCCTTTCGTATAGAACTTTTTGATACTGAAGTTGACTCCATTAGATACTTTGATGCCAATACTCAGCGTTCAACGGAAGCAATAGACAAATGTCAGATATCACCTGCCAGAGATGTTGTATATAAGCAAGGAACGAAGGAAAATATTATTTCCAAGATTAATAAGGATTTATCAGAATATGTAAAGAAGCTAAACAAGAAAGGAAATTCTGATATAAGCAGCAAAATAGTTAAAAGGGTTAATGAGGACATTGAAAAAATTAATACAAACCACTATTTTGCAGGAATAGACAGATATATGCCATATATACTGGAAAAACCAGCATCAATTCTTGATTACATTGACAACGATGTAATAGCCGTCTTTGATGAAACATTGCGAATTGAACAGAGAATTGAGAATTTAGCCCTTGAACAGGATGAATTGTATAAAAGTATGCTTGAGAAGGGTGCAATGTTGCCAAATGGAGCAAGCTGGGATCACTCTATGGATTATATTTTAAAGAGTGTTCATAGGTTAAGAATTGTTACTATGGCTGCAATTTCTTCAAATAATTCTTTTATAAGGCCATATACTCAAATTTCAATTCCGTGCAGGACTGGTAATTCATATCAAAATCATATGGAGTTGCTTGTTAATGATATACAGCATTTAAGAGAAAAAGAATATAAAATTATTGTTCTTTCAGGTCCTAGCGGAAGAGGTCATAGATTAGTTGAAACACTTGCAGCTAATGAAATTGTGGCAAACTTTGTAGATAACCTTGATAGAGAACTTTTAAACAAAGAGGTTGTGATAACCCGTGGAAGCCTTCAAAAGGGATTTGAATACCCTACAATAGGTTTTGTAATAATAAGTGACAAAGAAGTATTTGGACAAGACAAAAGGATAAAGAAGGCAAAATCCAAGCATGATGGTAATAAAATTAAGGCATTCTCTGACCTGAATGTAGGTGATTTTGTTGTTCACCAAGCACATGGAATAGGACAATATATAGGTATTGAAAAATTATCAGTTGGTGAAATTAAGAGAGATTATCTTAAAATAAAATATCAGGATAATGGCTTTTTGTATATTCCAACAAACCAGTTAGATTTAATTCAAAAATATATAGGCTCAGAGGGCAAGGTGCCAAAGGTTAATAAACTTGGTGGTACAGAATGGGCTAAAACAAAAAATAGGGTAAAAGAATCACTTAGAGAGCTTGCTGCTGAGTTAATAAAGCTGTATGCACAACGTGAAGCATCAAATGGATTTGCTTTTTCTAAAGACACAGTTTGGCAAAGACAGTTTGAAGAAATTTTTCCTTATGATGAAACAGATGATCAACTGAAGTGTATTGATGAAATAAAGAAGGATATGGAATCAAATAAGCACATGGATAGGCTTCTCTGTGGTGATGTAGGATATGGAAAGACTGAGGTTGCAATAAGAGCAGTATTTAAGGCTGTAATGGATGGGAAACAGGTTGCCTACCTTGTTCCAACAACTATATTGGCGCAGCAGCATTTTGAGAATTTTAAGAAGAGAATGAGTGATTTTCCTGTAACAGTAGATGTAATAAGCAGATTTCGTACAGCAGCTGAACAGAAGAAAATAATAAGGGATGTAAAGAATGGAAATATAGATGTACTAATTGGAACTCATAGATTACTGCAAAAGGACATTGAATTTAAAGACTTAGGACTTCTTGTAGTTGATGAAGAACAACGATTTGGTGTAAGTCATAAAGAAAAGCTAAAAGCGTTAAAGCCTAATGTAGATGCGTTGACTTTAACGGCTACACCTATACCAAGAACCTTGCACATGTCTTTAGTAGGAATAAGAGACATAAGTGTAATAGAAGATCCTCCTGAGGAGAGGTATCCTGTTCAAACATATGTAATGGAGTATAATGCTGAATTAATAAGGGATGGCATAATTAGAGAACTTTCACGAAATGGACAGGTTTTTTATCTATATAACAGGGTTAGAGGAATTGAACTAAAGGCTAACGAAATTAAGACCCTTGTACCTGAAGCGAGAGTAGCTATAGCCCATGGTCAAATGAATGAAAAAGAATTAGAAGACATTATGTATAGCTTTATAAACGGTGAATATGATGTTTTAGTTTGTACAACAATTATTGAATCGGGGCTAGACATGCCAAATGTGAACACAATAATAGTTGAGGATGCAGACAGAATGGGACTGTCTCAACTATATCAAATAAGAGGTAGAGTGGGCCGCTCAAATAGATTGGCCTATGCGTATATTACTTACAAAAGGGATAAGGTATTGTCTGAGGTGGCTGAAAAAAGGCTTCAGGCTATAAAAGAGTTTACTGAGTTTGGCTCAGGTTTCAGAATAGCAATGAGGGATTTGGAAATCAGAGGTGCTGGTAATTTACTTGGCTCTGAGCAGCACGGGCATATGGAAACTGTGGGATATGAAATGTATTGCAAGCTGCTTGAGGAAGCTGTCCGTGAATATAGTGGTGATAACAGTAATATATCTGATGAGGAAATTTCCATTGACTTAAATGTAAGTGCATATATTGATGATGATTATATAAGTTCTGAGGAACTAAAAATAGATATGTACAAGAAAATAGCAGCCATACTAGATGAAAATGATGTAATTGATATTAAGGATGAACTTATAGATAGATATGGAGATATTCCAGAGGAAGTAGAAAATTTAATGGATATAGCATATATAAAGATGCTTGCAAAGAAATGTGGATTTATTAATGTGCAGCAAAAGGACGATTATGTTATTTTTCAATTAAGTAAATCTGCAGTCAAAGTTTCATTATATATCGGAAGTCTTATGGATAAATACCCTAGAAGAATTTTGTTTAATGCAAGCAGTAATCCATATATAACATTTAAACTGAATAATAATAATGCAAAGGATATACTGTCAAATATTAAGATTTTATTACATGACATTATTAAATTGCAGTATTTAGAATAA
- the mazG gene encoding nucleoside triphosphate pyrophosphohydrolase, whose protein sequence is MDKGKLERLINIMEILRSEEGCPWDREQTHQSLKKYLIEETYEYLEVVDLEDKKRMCEELGDVLLQVVFHAQIAKENGDFSIEDVINGVCDKMIHRHPHVFGDVSAETSSEVLKNWEEIKKKEKGSKNQTSVLQDVPANLPALMRSFKVQQKAAQVGFDWDNIDDVFAKVREEINELEAEYKKSDKAGIEDELGDVLFSIVNLSRFLKVHPELSLSQSTNKFIRRFEIVEKRASEIGKNINEMSLSEMDELWEEAKMHKYDKNG, encoded by the coding sequence ATGGATAAAGGTAAACTAGAGAGACTGATAAATATTATGGAAATTCTGAGAAGTGAAGAAGGCTGCCCGTGGGACAGAGAGCAAACTCATCAGAGCTTAAAAAAGTACCTTATAGAAGAAACCTATGAGTATTTGGAGGTTGTGGATTTAGAAGATAAAAAAAGGATGTGTGAAGAACTGGGTGATGTTTTGCTGCAGGTAGTATTTCATGCACAAATAGCAAAAGAAAACGGAGATTTTAGTATTGAGGATGTTATAAATGGGGTTTGTGACAAGATGATACATCGCCATCCTCATGTTTTTGGAGATGTTAGCGCTGAAACATCCAGTGAAGTTCTAAAAAACTGGGAGGAAATCAAAAAAAAGGAGAAGGGAAGCAAAAATCAAACTTCTGTGTTGCAGGATGTACCAGCAAATTTACCTGCTCTTATGAGAAGTTTCAAAGTACAGCAGAAGGCTGCTCAAGTAGGGTTTGATTGGGATAATATAGATGATGTTTTTGCTAAAGTTAGAGAAGAAATAAATGAACTTGAAGCTGAGTATAAAAAGTCAGATAAAGCAGGTATTGAAGATGAATTGGGAGATGTATTGTTTTCAATTGTAAATCTTTCAAGATTCCTAAAGGTACATCCTGAACTTTCTTTATCTCAGTCTACAAATAAATTTATCAGAAGATTTGAAATTGTTGAGAAGAGAGCTTCAGAAATTGGTAAAAATATTAATGAAATGAGTCTTTCTGAAATGGATGAGCTTTGG
- the spoVG gene encoding septation regulator SpoVG has product MEITDIRIRKIETEGKMKAVVSVTFDNEFVVHDIKIIESQNGLFMAMPSRKTPDGEFRDIAHPINAQAREKLQSAILASYENL; this is encoded by the coding sequence ATGGAAATCACAGACATTAGAATTAGGAAGATTGAAACAGAAGGAAAAATGAAAGCAGTCGTATCAGTAACATTTGATAACGAATTTGTTGTGCATGACATTAAAATTATTGAAAGCCAGAACGGTTTGTTCATGGCGATGCCAAGTAGAAAGACACCTGATGGTGAATTTAGAGATATTGCGCATCCAATAAATGCACAAGCAAGAGAAAAACTACAAAGTGCAATATTAGCAAGTTACGAAAACTTATAA
- the purR gene encoding pur operon repressor codes for MDKIQRNERLTIIMKTLCDNPNKIFTLGYFSAMFGSAKSTISEDLDFLQKTFQKNSLGNIITIAGASGGVKYVPYMNENDIQLTLDELSKELSKQDRVLPGGYLYILDIIYNPEWVNKIAMIFASKFYNLELDYVITVETKGIPLAFATAQYLDVPLVIVRHYNVATDGASVNINYLSGSSKKIQTMVLPVKSLKKNSKILFIDDFMKGGGTSKGIIEMAHQFESEVVGIGVLIETNQPEKKLVDKYYSLVTLNSCLDFQEDTEIDIKPSK; via the coding sequence ATGGATAAGATCCAACGAAACGAAAGACTTACAATTATAATGAAGACATTATGTGATAATCCCAATAAGATTTTTACTTTGGGTTATTTTTCTGCAATGTTCGGTTCGGCTAAATCTACAATTAGCGAGGATTTGGACTTTTTACAGAAAACTTTTCAAAAAAATTCATTGGGAAATATTATAACTATAGCTGGTGCTTCTGGAGGAGTCAAATATGTTCCTTATATGAATGAAAATGATATTCAGTTAACACTTGATGAACTTTCAAAGGAGTTATCAAAACAAGACAGAGTACTGCCTGGAGGCTACCTTTATATCCTTGACATTATATATAACCCTGAATGGGTGAATAAAATTGCTATGATATTTGCAAGCAAATTTTATAATTTAGAATTAGATTATGTGATAACTGTAGAGACTAAAGGAATTCCTCTAGCATTTGCAACTGCTCAGTACTTGGATGTTCCTCTGGTAATTGTAAGGCACTATAATGTAGCTACTGATGGAGCGTCTGTGAATATTAACTATCTTTCAGGCTCATCAAAAAAAATACAGACCATGGTACTTCCTGTGAAGTCATTAAAGAAAAATTCCAAGATATTGTTTATTGACGACTTTATGAAGGGTGGAGGCACATCAAAAGGTATTATTGAAATGGCACATCAATTTGAAAGTGAAGTAGTTGGTATTGGTGTACTTATTGAAACAAATCAACCTGAAAAGAAGTTGGTAGATAAATATTACTCATTAGTTACCTTAAATTCGTGTCTGGATTTCCAAGAGGATACAGAAATTGACATAAAACCAAGTAAATAG
- a CDS encoding DapH/DapD/GlmU-related protein: MYISLGLVISDNNDCDFKSKVAKEHHNILGRSVQQWSKVPLEEVTNNIQSISFQDLEKCKEILSQAQQVVINWSDQPLILAETVQRLLTIHIAEGNNATAVFASDGEAVVYAFDCKILIKKLNELNISSLSRDILKDIFKVTEKSNKSIYEDKSQFLIVKDRVALSLATEEIKSRINQQIMLSGVTIVDPSSTYIDYGVEIGMDSIILPNTILQGNTAIGEDCTIGPNSRISNCIIGNNVEVANSVAIDSSIGDETHVGPFAYLRPGSVIGSKVKIGDFVEIKKSLIGDKTKISHLTYIGDAEIGKNVNVGCGVVVVNYDGKHKNKTIVEDNCFIGCNTNLVSPVIVHSGAYTAAGSTITDAVPENSLAIARERQVIKHDWVSKKGLTRG; encoded by the coding sequence ATGTATATAAGTTTAGGATTAGTTATTTCTGACAATAATGATTGTGATTTTAAATCAAAAGTTGCAAAAGAACACCATAATATTTTAGGACGAAGTGTCCAACAGTGGTCCAAAGTTCCATTAGAAGAAGTAACTAATAATATCCAATCTATCTCATTTCAGGATTTGGAGAAATGCAAAGAGATTCTAAGCCAAGCCCAGCAAGTGGTAATTAATTGGTCAGATCAACCTTTGATTCTAGCAGAAACAGTTCAGCGACTGCTTACAATTCATATTGCTGAAGGAAATAATGCAACAGCTGTATTTGCTAGTGACGGGGAAGCAGTAGTGTATGCTTTTGATTGTAAGATTCTGATTAAGAAGCTAAATGAACTAAATATTTCAAGCCTTTCAAGAGATATTCTTAAAGATATTTTCAAAGTCACAGAGAAATCTAATAAAAGCATTTATGAGGATAAAAGCCAATTCTTAATAGTTAAGGATAGAGTAGCACTCTCTTTGGCAACAGAAGAAATCAAATCTAGGATTAATCAACAAATAATGCTTTCCGGTGTTACAATTGTTGATCCATCATCTACGTATATTGATTATGGTGTTGAAATTGGTATGGACAGCATTATTTTGCCTAATACCATTCTTCAGGGGAATACTGCTATTGGTGAGGATTGTACAATAGGACCTAATTCAAGAATTTCAAACTGTATTATTGGAAATAACGTAGAAGTAGCTAATTCAGTTGCTATTGACAGTTCTATCGGTGATGAAACTCATGTTGGTCCATTTGCATATTTGAGACCAGGCAGTGTTATAGGCAGCAAAGTTAAGATTGGTGATTTTGTAGAAATTAAGAAGTCTTTAATAGGAGATAAAACGAAAATTTCACACTTAACCTATATAGGAGATGCTGAGATAGGGAAAAATGTAAACGTAGGTTGTGGAGTTGTAGTAGTGAATTATGATGGTAAGCATAAAAATAAGACTATAGTTGAAGATAATTGCTTTATTGGATGTAATACTAATTTAGTTTCACCAGTTATAGTTCATAGTGGTGCTTACACAGCTGCTGGTTCTACTATAACAGATGCTGTGCCTGAAAATTCATTGGCAATAGCTCGTGAACGTCAGGTGATAAAGCATGATTGGGTTAGTAAAAAGGGTTTGACTCGAGGATAG
- a CDS encoding single-stranded DNA-binding protein encodes MNNVSLVGRLTKDVDLRYTSKNSKAVASFVLAVDRDIKKVFENRKTDFIPIVTWGKTAEFSSKYFAKGHRIALQGSIHTRMWEDDQKNKHYVTEVVADRVFFADSKYKGIDTEDLNDVSNEGLNEEAVEDSNDNQDDELFEVIADETENVI; translated from the coding sequence ATGAATAATGTAAGTCTAGTTGGTAGATTAACAAAGGATGTTGATTTACGTTATACCTCAAAAAATTCTAAAGCTGTAGCTTCCTTTGTATTGGCAGTTGACAGAGACATTAAAAAAGTATTTGAGAATAGGAAAACTGATTTTATTCCTATTGTAACTTGGGGTAAAACAGCTGAGTTTTCAAGTAAGTATTTCGCAAAGGGGCATCGAATAGCTCTGCAGGGAAGTATACATACAAGAATGTGGGAAGACGATCAAAAAAATAAGCATTATGTCACAGAGGTGGTTGCTGACAGGGTATTTTTTGCTGATTCAAAGTATAAGGGAATAGATACAGAAGATTTAAATGATGTTTCAAATGAAGGCTTAAATGAAGAAGCTGTAGAAGATTCAAATGATAATCAAGATGATGAATTATTTGAAGTGATAGCAGACGAAACTGAGAATGTAATTTAG
- the pth gene encoding aminoacyl-tRNA hydrolase produces the protein MEDIFLIVGLGNPGNKYENTRHNVGFRTIDYLSEKHNIKLSKIGFKAVYGDGIIGETRVILVKPQTFMNLSGESVREIVNWYKLSLDKVIVIYDDIDLEPGKIRVRPKGSSGSHNGMKSIIYQLQAENFPRIRIGIGRPPEKWDLADYVLSKFPKEEWEIIFNSIEKAAEAAIMITKSGTEKAMNCYNH, from the coding sequence TTGGAGGACATATTTCTGATTGTAGGTCTCGGTAATCCAGGTAATAAATATGAAAATACCAGACATAATGTTGGATTTCGTACAATAGATTACCTTTCAGAGAAACATAATATAAAGCTTTCAAAGATTGGCTTTAAAGCAGTATATGGTGATGGAATAATTGGAGAAACAAGAGTTATACTTGTTAAGCCTCAAACATTTATGAACTTAAGCGGTGAAAGTGTCAGAGAAATTGTGAACTGGTACAAGCTTTCATTAGATAAAGTGATAGTTATATATGATGATATTGACTTAGAACCCGGTAAAATAAGGGTTAGACCAAAAGGCAGTTCTGGCTCTCATAATGGTATGAAATCTATAATATATCAGCTTCAAGCGGAAAACTTTCCACGGATAAGGATTGGCATTGGGCGTCCGCCTGAAAAGTGGGACCTTGCAGACTATGTGCTTAGTAAGTTCCCTAAGGAAGAATGGGAAATAATATTTAATAGTATTGAAAAAGCAGCTGAAGCAGCTATAATGATAACAAAAAGCGGAACTGAAAAGGCTATGAATTGTTATAACCACTAG
- a CDS encoding peptidyl-prolyl cis-trans isomerase: MENENVHENANVNEEAIENTIADTSTDAKENEIAATSVKGTAKKKGKKKSKGLIIGVFAALVIIAATVVLFIFKPWSAAYVATVDKYKITAPEYIVISKINMQQFLASAGVDANTTIDSYDWNQQKNGEAIKEQIQKDTLNQLQENKIMLIKAEEAGVKLSNEDINNIDSTIIQQYGSEEAAKESIKIDYGVTYNQFKDFYKGLILQQNYIQEEQKNSKIIVTDEEVKKYYDDNPELFEEVTISHIVLSTYDNNGAPVSEGKKSELKKQAENIVTQIKAGKDMKILATENNSSATADNIEMTFVKGQLSTQYAVLADLENWAFANDVGAVGIVDAAYGYDIVRVDKRAVKDFDEIKEDIKSNLKMAKFTEEITERLEGWKKDKKYEIIKNDKVLNKLNLELYGE, translated from the coding sequence TTGGAGAATGAGAATGTACATGAAAATGCAAATGTAAATGAGGAAGCAATAGAAAATACAATTGCTGATACAAGTACAGATGCAAAAGAAAATGAAATTGCAGCTACCAGTGTAAAAGGAACTGCAAAAAAGAAAGGAAAGAAAAAATCAAAGGGTTTGATTATTGGAGTTTTTGCTGCTCTGGTAATAATAGCAGCTACTGTAGTATTATTTATTTTTAAGCCATGGTCAGCCGCATATGTAGCTACAGTGGACAAGTATAAAATTACAGCACCAGAATATATAGTCATTTCAAAGATTAATATGCAGCAGTTTTTAGCAAGTGCAGGTGTTGATGCCAATACTACAATAGATAGTTATGATTGGAATCAACAAAAGAATGGAGAAGCAATTAAAGAGCAAATACAAAAGGATACTCTAAACCAATTGCAGGAAAACAAAATTATGCTGATAAAGGCTGAAGAGGCTGGAGTTAAACTTTCAAATGAGGATATAAATAATATTGATTCTACTATTATTCAACAATATGGAAGTGAAGAAGCAGCTAAGGAATCCATTAAGATTGATTATGGTGTAACATATAATCAATTTAAGGATTTCTACAAAGGACTTATTTTACAGCAAAATTATATTCAAGAAGAGCAAAAAAATAGCAAGATAATTGTTACTGATGAAGAAGTGAAGAAATACTATGATGACAATCCGGAATTATTTGAAGAGGTTACAATATCACACATAGTACTTTCTACTTATGACAATAATGGTGCACCAGTTAGTGAAGGGAAAAAGTCTGAGCTAAAGAAGCAGGCAGAAAATATAGTAACACAAATAAAAGCTGGAAAAGATATGAAAATTTTAGCAACAGAGAATAATTCAAGTGCAACTGCTGATAACATTGAAATGACTTTCGTAAAAGGTCAATTAAGTACTCAATATGCAGTTCTTGCTGATTTGGAAAATTGGGCTTTTGCAAATGATGTGGGAGCAGTAGGAATTGTTGATGCTGCTTATGGTTATGATATTGTAAGAGTAGATAAACGTGCTGTAAAGGATTTTGATGAAATTAAAGAAGACATAAAATCAAATCTTAAAATGGCGAAATTTACTGAGGAAATAACTGAAAGATTAGAAGGCTGGAAGAAAGACAAAAAATACGAAATCATTAAAAATGATAAAGTATTAAACAAATTAAATTTAGAATTATACGGAGAATAA
- a CDS encoding ribose-phosphate diphosphokinase produces the protein MNLHGKDIKIFAGNSNRGLVNEIADKIGIPVGIASVGGFSDGETAVNIGEVVRGSDVFIIQSTCQPVNDNLMELLVMIDAVKRASAGRITAVIPYFGYARQDRKARARDPISAKLVANLITTAGADRILTMDLHAPQIQGFFDIPVDHLLGLPIIAEYLKEKFIDHDDLVIVSPDVGSVTRSRKVAERLECPLAIIDKRRPKANVSEVMNIIGDIRNKKCVLVDDLIDTAGTIVNGANALIDAGAKEVYACCTHAVLSGPAIERIQASAIKEMVVLNTIPLSEEKKIDKITTLSVASILAEAIERIYGDISISTLFTQV, from the coding sequence ATGAATTTGCATGGAAAGGACATAAAAATATTTGCAGGAAATTCAAATAGGGGATTAGTTAATGAAATTGCCGATAAAATAGGTATTCCTGTAGGTATTGCTAGTGTTGGTGGATTTAGTGATGGAGAAACTGCTGTAAATATCGGAGAGGTGGTAAGAGGTTCTGACGTCTTTATTATTCAATCAACATGTCAACCAGTAAATGATAATCTTATGGAACTTTTAGTTATGATTGACGCAGTTAAAAGGGCTTCTGCTGGTAGAATTACTGCCGTTATACCATACTTTGGATATGCAAGACAAGACAGAAAAGCAAGAGCTAGGGATCCTATTTCAGCTAAATTAGTTGCAAATTTGATTACTACTGCAGGTGCAGACAGAATATTGACAATGGATTTACATGCTCCACAAATTCAAGGTTTTTTTGATATTCCAGTGGATCATCTATTAGGATTACCTATTATAGCAGAATATCTTAAAGAGAAATTTATAGATCATGACGATTTAGTTATTGTTTCTCCTGATGTAGGCAGTGTTACAAGATCTAGAAAAGTGGCTGAAAGACTAGAATGTCCATTAGCTATTATAGATAAGCGCAGACCTAAGGCAAATGTATCTGAGGTAATGAATATCATTGGTGATATTAGAAATAAAAAATGTGTACTTGTTGATGACTTGATAGATACAGCTGGTACTATCGTTAATGGTGCAAATGCATTAATTGATGCAGGTGCAAAGGAAGTATATGCATGCTGCACACATGCTGTTCTCTCTGGTCCCGCTATTGAGAGAATACAAGCATCGGCTATAAAAGAGATGGTAGTTTTAAATACTATTCCATTAAGTGAAGAGAAGAAAATTGATAAGATAACAACATTATCAGTTGCAAGTATTTTGGCAGAAGCAATTGAAAGAATTTATGGAGATATATCAATTAGCACTTTATTTACTCAGGTGTAA